The window CGGGTATCCCAAAAAGCGGAAGAATTATTCTCACAGAACCACAAGCTTACGGATATCAAAGTACTTCCCGGAGGCATTGAATTCACAACAAGGTTGAAAACCGCCTGTCTGACCAATATTCTGATGGGATCTGCCACCCGGATTCTCATGCGTATTGCATCGTTCAGGGCAGATGGGTTCAACCGGCTTGAAGAGCAGATTAAAGCCATTGACTGGGAATTGTACCTGCCGCATCAGACCCTGCCCGACATCCGGGTTTCCACCCACAAATCACGCCTGTACCACTCCACAGCCATTGCCGACCGGATCAGCCCCATAGTTCATGACCGGCTCTTCTCAAACAGTATCCCTGTGTACCGGGATTTTCCAGGACCAGCCGAGCCCACTGTTCCCCAAACCCTGATGGTCCGGGGGGAAAACGACCGCTTTGAACTCTCCCTGGACATGTCCGGCACACCTTTATACAAAAGGGGAATTAAAGAAAAAATTGTCAGAGCCCCTTTACGTGAAACCCTGGCCTTTGCCATCCTGACCCGGCTGAATCTGTCTGAAAAGGATACCATAGCCGACCCCATGTGCGGCTCGGGCACTTTCAGCCTGGAGGGCGCCATGATGCAGAACGCACTGCCTCCCGGGGCGTTCCGGTCCTTTGCCTTTGAAACCTGGCCCGGATTTGAGGAAAAAAGCTTCACACACGCCCGGGACAGGCTCATGGAAGCAGCCCGGACAGACATGGGCTCCCAGCCTTTACAACCCATCCTGGCCCGGGATCTGGACCAGACAGCCATTGACCATCTCAAACAGAGCTGTACCCGCCATAAAGTATTTCAACGTATCGATCCAGTCTGCGATGATTTCTTCAACATGAAGCCCCCCCCCATCACAGACAATCAGGGCGTGGTGGTTCTGAATCCGCCCTATGGTCTCCGCCTGGATAAAAATGATGACATCACAGCCCTTTATAAAGAGATCGGACACAAGCTGGCTGCTGATTTCAAAGGATGGCGGGCGGGAATCATCTGCCCGGGCAGAAAAGAGTTCCAGGCACTGAACTTACGCCTGTCAACCATGCCCCTTTTCCATGGCGGACTTGATCTTAATGCCGCCATCGGCGTAATCGGCTGACAAATAAAAAAAACCTGATTATAACGGATTTGGGACCCGTCCGTAAGCCTCCCAGTGAGCCCGAAATTAAAAGGTTCTGAAGCCGGTTTCCGTGGTACTTAAATTCGTTAACTCTTTCAAAAGAACTCACATAGCCTTTTTGCCTTACCGTCCATGGATTGAGTGGAACAAAATTTCAGAACCCTCATGACAAGATTGCCCAATGAAACCATTTAGTCTGAATGAGGAAGAGTTTGACGCGCGTATAAAATGAAGGAAAATCAAGACAAAACAGTAAATGAACGAACCGGGATATTTACCACGGGCATCATTTCTCAAATCGGTGATGACCGAAAAATTGCCCTGTTTTACACAGGGCGGAACCATGCCGGTGAGAACATCGCCCGGCTTTATGGGATACGTGACAAAGACTGTCTCCAGCCGATTCAGATGTGCGATGCCTTGTCACGAAATTTCTCTGATGAATTTAAAAGGATTCTTTGTAACTGCCTTACCCATGCTCGTCGAAATTTTGTGGATGTAGAAGATCATTTCCCGGATGAATGCGAGTATGTCATAGATGTTCTTGCTGATGTTTATCATAATGATGACCAGACAAAAAAAAACAGGCGATGACACCGGAACAGCGATTGGCTTATCACCAGGAACACAGTGGTCCTTTGATGGCGGATCTTCTGTCCTGGTTGGAGAAACAACTTAATGAACATATAGTGGAACCGAATTCCGGCCTGGGTAAGGCCATCGCTTATATGATTAACCATTGGCCTGAGTTAACCCGTTTTTTGAAAGTGCCTGGAGCCCCCCTGGATAACAACATTTGCGAACGCAGCTTGAAACAAAGCCTCCTGCATCGGAAAAATTCACTATTTTATAAAACAGAACATGGTGCCTTTGTTGGTGATATGTTCATGAGCCTGATTCAGACCTGCAATCTGATGAGGGGCAATCCATTTGATTATCTGGTTTCATTGCTGAATAACGCAACTGAGCTGAGAACTGATCCTTCCCGGTGGATGCCTTGGAATTACAAAACCGCGTCAGCGTAATATAATCGCAGCATGCCCGCCCCCTCTCTTGTGACGAATTCAGCTGAGTTGCCCTAAAAAAATCCTTTGTGCATGTTTACCGAAGGGACACACTTCTTTTGTTATTGGAGACTGTTTTTAAATTGGCTTGAGCGACAGATGATACCATTATGTTGACCTTGGCAGTTCTCATTTTCAACTTTCTGAAAAAGAAATTTAATAGGGCATTCAATTGATTGTTGCAATTTTGAAATAGGGATGTTTAATTTCCGATAACCTTGATTATCGTTTTTGACACCTGTCCGAATTGGTTGGATAACATTTCCGGACGCTCAGGCCAGCGTTACGATTTACAGTCTGATCGAGACCGCAAAAACGAATGGACTGAAACCATACAACGTCGATAAAAATCAGCTGATCGACGCGCCGACCTCATGAGGGTGGTTAAAATCGCTTACCAAACTCATGGTATCTGTAGTCCGAACCACGCTCAATTTTGAATTCCTGATCATTTTTTTCCATTTTGTCACATCAGGAGCCACGCCCTGCTTTTCCGGGTGTGGCTCGGATATAGGATAGGATAGGTTAGGTTAGGTTATTTATATATTTTTCGGGTCTACAGAGGTTTCTTTGTGCAGTTGTGCATATACACATTTGTGTGGGGTTGCAGCGGTGGATATAGGTATATTGCAATAAGATGTAAGTTTCGTGTAAGAATATGTAAGCGGTGTAAGCGGTCAGGCGGGGTGAAGTGTGCTCTTTTGGGATGTGCAGATGACGTGGGATGGTGGCAGGCATTAAAAAGGCGGAGCATATTAGCTCCGCCTTTAGTTGTTGTTTTGATTTTATCCGAGGAGTTTATTTCCCGGATTTATGTTTTGTTGGATCATCCAATGTGAATTTCTGACCGGATTTAGGTGTCGGAGGCAGAGGTTCGCCTCTAACAACCGTTCTTTCTTCTCCCGTTTTTCCTCCACGGGGGCCAACAATTCCGTACTGTCCAGATCTCGGTGCTTTTTCGCCGGGTTTATATGTTTTCGTCATTATATATATCTCCATAAATCAAATCATTAAGAGAGGTGGCAGGCCGGTCAAGACCCGCCAGGTCATCAGGTTAGGTTAATAGGTACAGTTTGGTACTGCTGCTGCGTTTTCAAGCCAGTCCCAGACTGTTTTCTTCATCCAACCTTGCCGAGGTTGTCCGGTGATATCAACGACAAAGATGTAATCATTCTTGTCTATCACTTTCATCAGCCGATCGGCCCATGTGCTCACCGATTCATTCGTTGAAATGAACCAGAAGCTGTCCATTGCCCGGATATATCCAGGAGCAGTTTTGATTGTATCATAGAGATCAGAGTAGTTCTGACCAGCCTTATTCAAGTCGTATGATATACTAAGTATCATATTCAAAATCCTTTATCCAAAATTCAAAAACATGTGTCCGTACAGGTTATCCGCAGGGACTATATGGAAAAAGGGACGCCAGGGTAGTTCCCCTGAACTCGGGGTGCTTATGAGTCAGGGGTTAGGCTGGTGGTGGAACGTATAATGTCATAGGACAAACCCTCCTTTGTGCATTCTTACACAGCACAGGAAAGCTTGGGAGATTCCTTCGATAATCACATTTTGCTTGACACTATATGCCGATATGATAGTCTGAAGGTGTCTGTAACCTACCAGCTTTCATGCTGCGTAGCTTTATTTGAAAGCCCCTGGCGACCCTGTGATCCCCAAATCACAGATTGATGTCTGGGGTTTTCTTATTTTTACATCACCATGTATATCATTTATTTAGTTTAAATGCAAGCTTATCCTCCCACATTTTATCATTTTTATTTGCGCGACTTTGTTCCACGCATTTCATCTTGAAATAACACGTTCCAGTTCAAACTAGTTTGCACCTATTAGGTATATTAAACTCAAAATAGATCCGAACTATTCACTATTTTCGACATCAGTATGTTCGTCACACTCACTACTTGACTCGGATTCTGTCGATTCTTTATCCAGCTCTGGTATCTGAGCAATGGCAACTTGTGCTTCCTCGTTCCAAGTTGCGTCCATCGGCATAGTTTCTTCATAAGAAACACTATAGAAATCCAGGAATGATTTTCCGGAAACGAAATAATTATTCTTGCGCTTCACAAGCTTGATTGCGCCATCCTTATTAGAATCGTTTGTGAATTCAAAAGCTATTTTATTCTCATCCTTATTCATATAAAGGATAACAAAATCAAAACTATCCAGCTTGAACTTATTGATAGAGCCGTTATTGAAGCCTATCTGGCCTCGCTTGCGAATCGAAATCTTCGGCTTGAAAGACCTCCCTTGCTGTGTAAATTTCTCGAAACCTTCTAACATAAAAATCACCTCCTTTCTAAAGTTCCCTTCTCACACTGATACCATTCTAAAGCAATGGACGGTGATGTCAATAACTTCGCTCAGAAATGTGCATTTATTCGCTCAGGAATTCCAAGAAAAAAGTTCGTTCTAACGCATTTATTAGCCCATAGGTTATACTAATACGCAAAAAGCACTGCAACAGACGCTTACACACAATCATTTACCTCAGGTTACCTTCACATACCTTAACATACCATCCTGTGCACTTAATTGCATTCCGATGCAATCAATCACCGTCTTTGAAGTATCCGCTTACAAAATACCATGCTCATCCCACTGCCATTTATATAAGCCCTCATAGATGGGGCAGATTGACTACAATATATGAGGATGAATGAGGAGGTGTGTATGTTGGCGCATATAAGGCACAGCAATTATGCAATGGCTGACAAGATCCTGGCGGTTTTGGCTGCAGATGGGTCTGCGGTGCGTTGGCTGCGTAGCGAAGCAAAGGATGCCGGGCGTTTGATTGATGCTACGGCTGGAGGTCGGATTCGGAGTTTAATTGTTGCAACGTCGGGCCAGGTGATCCTTTCGGTCGTGCAGCCGGAGACAATCTGGAAGAGGATGCGGGTGGTTGTCGGTGATTGATGAAAGGATTCATCATAATGCAGGAGGAATTCCGGGGACAGTTTACTTAATTCAAACAAGAAACATGCTACGGTCAGGCCGTAGATGTTCATCGTTCGCTCGGACTCACGGGAGCGAGCTGGCAAATTGCCCGATTTTATGGTACGGCTTAAGCTTTGCTTCGCTGCCGCAGAACTTCGTTATGACGGACAAAGCGAAGCAAAGCTTAAGCCGTAGTCAAAGGAGAATTTACCACCCCACTTTCCCGGGCCGTTGAACAGCCTGCTACACTCGAACGAGTCGGTGAGCTTAACATTAGAATTTTTGAGGAATAGTAAAGCGAGACTTTTGTCTATGAAAAAATTGGGCTTGATCATAACTTCGGCCACTTTGTGCTCATCTTTTCAGAACATAAAAAATAACGCTGGAATTACAATCGGTTGGTAGTGCCCTGAATCGGGTTTTCTCATGAGTGGCCCATGTTATGATCATCCCCAAAAAATTCTATTGTTCCCCAAAACCCCATGAGCACTGGCGTTTCTATTGTTGGGGATTGGGATCACCCCAATCCCTTTCGATTTTTACCGGTAAATATTCCAATACATGGCCTCGGTGTCGCTGATTTTTCCAAGATACATCTGGGCGGTGGACAGGAACCGTCTATTTTGTACGTTCAAATATTCATTTTTTCGATTGCTCTTGTTTTAACCTTTCGCTCATCCCCGGACGTTCATAACCATATACTTCCTTTGACCAAGTTGCTGACCAATCTGCAAGCGGAACAATAAATGAACGTAACTCTTTCCCTCTTTCCGTTAAAACGTAGCCATCAAGACTTCTTGCAACAATTTCTGCATTACGTAAGTCCTTTAGCCGACTATTAAGGACGGATGGAGAGACCCCTCCACAGCGATCCTGAAGATCTCTAAATGAACATGGGTTGTCCCCGAGGTACCAAAGAATGCCTAACGCCCAACGCTTTCCTAAAAGGTCAAAGAGTGCGTTGATTGGTGAACCGGAACTTGAACCTCGAACCTTTTTACCAGGCTGTGATGAAGACATCTTAGAAAGATGCCTCAGCAATGATCTCAGCTCGTGTTTTGCCTGCGAGCCCGATAGATTCATTTTGGTATTCATCAATAAAAACTACATACTTGTCTGCAGGAACTTTAGTTATTTCCACTGCGGTTTTAGTGATTTCCTTGATTAAACGAGCTTTTTGTTCTTGATCAATTGGATGAATAGCAACAGTAATAACAGGC is drawn from uncultured Desulfobacter sp. and contains these coding sequences:
- a CDS encoding RNA methyltransferase, producing MCRTRVLLWQDFLKKLRNIPSTFEKRVKRRVSGRSHVFFAVCPPGLGGICEKEVARVSQKAEELFSQNHKLTDIKVLPGGIEFTTRLKTACLTNILMGSATRILMRIASFRADGFNRLEEQIKAIDWELYLPHQTLPDIRVSTHKSRLYHSTAIADRISPIVHDRLFSNSIPVYRDFPGPAEPTVPQTLMVRGENDRFELSLDMSGTPLYKRGIKEKIVRAPLRETLAFAILTRLNLSEKDTIADPMCGSGTFSLEGAMMQNALPPGAFRSFAFETWPGFEEKSFTHARDRLMEAARTDMGSQPLQPILARDLDQTAIDHLKQSCTRHKVFQRIDPVCDDFFNMKPPPITDNQGVVVLNPPYGLRLDKNDDITALYKEIGHKLAADFKGWRAGIICPGRKEFQALNLRLSTMPLFHGGLDLNAAIGVIG
- a CDS encoding transposase — encoded protein: MAYHQEHSGPLMADLLSWLEKQLNEHIVEPNSGLGKAIAYMINHWPELTRFLKVPGAPLDNNICERSLKQSLLHRKNSLFYKTEHGAFVGDMFMSLIQTCNLMRGNPFDYLVSLLNNATELRTDPSRWMPWNYKTASA
- a CDS encoding extracellular matrix/biofilm biosynthesis regulator RemA family protein, whose product is MLAHIRHSNYAMADKILAVLAADGSAVRWLRSEAKDAGRLIDATAGGRIRSLIVATSGQVILSVVQPETIWKRMRVVVGD
- a CDS encoding helix-turn-helix domain-containing protein — its product is MSSSQPGKKVRGSSSGSPINALFDLLGKRWALGILWYLGDNPCSFRDLQDRCGGVSPSVLNSRLKDLRNAEIVARSLDGYVLTERGKELRSFIVPLADWSATWSKEVYGYERPGMSERLKQEQSKK
- the dmpI gene encoding 4-oxalocrotonate tautomerase DmpI, giving the protein MPVITVAIHPIDQEQKARLIKEITKTAVEITKVPADKYVVFIDEYQNESIGLAGKTRAEIIAEASF